TGGGGATGGCCGCCGACGGCGCCGAGGCGCTGCGGTTGGTCGCGGAGCTCGCGCCTGACGTGTGCCTCATGGACGTGCAGATGCCCGGCATGGACGGCATCGAGACCACGCGGATGCTGCGCGCGGCGAATCCTGGAACCCGGGTGCTGGTCGTGACGACCTTCGCCCGCCCCGGCTATCTGCGGACCGCGCTCGACGCGGGCGCGAGCGGGTTCATCGTCAAGGACACCCCGGCGGAGAAGCTGGCGGATGCCGTTCGGCGGGTGCATTCCGGGATGCGGGTGCTCGATCCGGCGCTGGCGGAGGAGAGCCTGTTCAACGGAGCGAACCCGCTCAGTGATCGCGAGCGGCAGGTGCTGCGGCTGGCCGCGGACGGGCGCTCGGCCGCGGCGATCGCGGCCGAGGTCTTCCTCTCCGCAGGCACGGTGCGCAACCATCTGTCCGCGGCCATCGGCAAGACCGGCGCCGCCAACCGCGCCCAGGCGGTGCGCATCGCCCAGGACAAGGGATGGATCTGAGGCTCGTGCGTGCCGGGGGAGCGAGCGCAGGAAGTCCGCCCGAGATCAGGAGATCCGCGCGGATTCTTGCTGTTCTCGCGCGGTTCTCCTGATCTCGGACGCCGGGGGCGCGGATGTCGGTGGCCCGGCGTAGGTTCGTCTCGTGCGGGAGGCTCCCGCGGAAGAAGGTGTGACATGACCTGGAAGATCGAGCTCATCTTCGTGCCGGTGACCGATGTCGACCGCGCGAAGGAGTTCTACACCAAGATCGGGTTCAACCCCGATCACGACCAGACTCCGTACGAGGGGCTGCGGTTCGTGCAGATGACCCCGCCGGGTTCGGCGTGCTCGATCGCGTTCGGCACCGGGCTCGACATCCCGCTCGAACCGGGCCAGCAGAAGACCATCCAGGTGGTGGTGCCCGATGCCGACGAGGCGAAGGCACAGCTCGAGGCGGTCGGCGTCGCGACGCGCGGTGTCGAAGACCTCGGCTGGGGCAGGTTCGTGTGGTTCGACGACCCCGACGGCAACACGTGGACGCTGCAGGAGCTCCCCGACTACGCCGCAGCGAAGCAGCAGGAGGGCTGAGCGAAGCAGCAGGAGGGCTGAGCGGAGTCGTCTGGCGCGTCAGCGGGCGGCGAGGGCCAGCCGTTCCTCGGGGGCGCCCGCAGGAAGGGCGCCCGCCTGCGGGGTCGTCAGCCGATGCGTGTCGCGCCGCCCGACACCGTGATGCCGCCGGACGGCGGGATCGTCACGGCGAGCAGGCTCGGACGTCCGACGTGAACTCCCTGACGGATCTGGATCGTGCGTCCGACGAAGCCGTGCTGGCGAAGGTACGCGCCCGTGGATGCGGCGGCTGAGCCGGTCGCCGGGTCCTCGGTGATGCGCCCCACGGGGAACAGGTTCCGCGCCTCGAACTCGAAGGGGCTCAGCGCGTTGAGCACGGTCACGGTGCCCAGCCACGCCTGTTCGCGCATGAGCGCGGCCACCCGGTCGGGTGCGAAGCGGAACTGGTGGAACAGGTCGCGATCGGCCAGCACGATGATCGGATGCCAGTTCCCGGCGAACGACTCCGCCGCGGGGAAGCGCGGATCGAGATCTTCCCAGGTCAGACCGAGCAGGTCGAGCAGCCGATCACGCACATCCGGTCGCAGCTCGCGGACCGCGGGTTCGACGCTCGTGAACGACACGGCGACGGCACCGGCGGCATCAGTCGTCGACTGCAGCTCGATCTGTCCGGCCTCCGTGTCGAACAGCACGGACCCGGGGCCGTCGCGTTCGGCCAGCGCTACGGCCGTCGCAACCGTCGCATGGCCGCAGAAAGGCACCTCCGCGGCAGGGGACCAATAGCGCAGCCGGTATCGCGGGACGGCGCCGGTGCGGTCCTCGCCGACCACGAACGCCGTCTCGGAGTAGCCGACCTCCGCCGCGATCCGTTGCATGGTGGCCGCGTCGAGCGATTGTGCGTCGAGCACGACTCCTGCCGGATTCCCGCCTTCGGGCGTCGCGGCGAAGGCGCTGAAGCGGAGGATCTCGGGAGCATCCGTCATGTTCAGGAGCCTATCGACGCGCGGGCGCCGCCGGGCCGACCGGGCCTCAGGAGTTCACGCGGATGATCTCCTGTTGGTACGGCGCGATGACGTCGCCTGAGATGCGCAGGTCGAGCACGAGGAACCTCCTGGTCGCCGGGTCTTCGGCCGTCCAGGCGCGAAGTCGGTCGAGGTCGCTCAGAGTGCGGACGACGATGCCTTCGGCGCCGACCGCCTCACCGAAGGCCGCGAAATCGACCTCCGGGATGCGCATCGGACCCTGCGCGAGGCCCTTGAGCCCGTAGAGGTTCACTTCGGCGCCGTAGGCCGCGTCGTTCCAGATCACCGCGATCCCACGGCCGCCGGCGGCGCGCACCGCCGACTCGAGGTCCGCGATCGCCATGAGGCCTCCGCCGTCTCCCGACGTCAGCACGATGGTGGAGTCGCGGCGGGCGAGCGCCGCGCCGACCACGCTCGGCCAGCCCTGCCCGATGGACTGGAACGCGGTGCCGACCATCATCATGCGGTCGGGCGCCGCCACCGGCCAGTACATGTTCGCCCAGCCGATGAAGTGGCCGCCGTCGGACACGACGATGCGGTCATGAGGGAGGAACTCGGCGATGCGGCGGGCAGCCGACCGCGGATCCAGACGCCCGTCCGGTGCGAGCTCATCGCCCTCGGGGTACGCCCGCGCCGCCGCCACGTCGACCGTCTCGCGCCATGGGGTGTGCGAAACGTCGGATGCCGCGGCCGGCGCGCCGTCTGCCGGGCCGCCCTCCGCGGCGTGTCGCCCGGAATCTCCGACGTTTCGTTCGGGCCCGGGCCCGAACGCGGGCGCATCGCCGGATGCCGCGCGGCGAACCCGCGCGACCAGCTCCTCAGCGGCGAGCCGGGCATCGGCCCGCACGAAACCGCCCACGTGGGGGTGGGACGCGGCTGGAGCCGTGTCGATCTGGAACACGCGCGTTCCCGGTGCGAAGAGCTCGCCGAAGCGCATCGTGAACTGGTTGAGCGACGCGCCGAACACCACCGCCACGTCGGCGGTGCGGATCAGCTCCATGGCCCCGTCGGCCCCGAAGCCGCCGGTGACGCCGAGGTCGTACCGCGAATCGGGGAAGATTCCGCGGCCGAGCGCCGACGACGCGGTCAGCGCGCCGGTCGCGGCGGCCAGCTCGCCGAGAGCCGCGCCGGCATCCGCCAGCCACGCACCCCGCCCCGCGAGCAGGAACGGGCGCCGTGCGCCGCGCAGCGCGAGGGCGATCTCGTCGAGCATCCCGTCGGCGAACTCGCCGCGCGGCGCGAGAGGGGCGGGTACCCGCGGTTGCGGCGCGGGCGGCACCTCTCCGGCATCGAGCGCGGCCACGTCGTAGGGGATCGCGAGCACCACGGGCACGCGGTAGGTCAGCGCATGCTCGATCGCGATGACCGTCGTCGCGGCAGCATCCGCCCGCCCCACGGTGTACGTCCGCGCGCCGACCGCCGAGGCGAGCGCGATCTGGTCCACATCCCACGGACGCGGGCCCGAGGTGGGCTCGTCACCGACGACGAGCACGAGCGGCACGTGAGCCTGCACGGCCTCGGCCAATGCCGTGATCGTGTTGGTGAAGCCGGCTCCGTACGTGGATGTGCCCGCGGCGATCCGGCCGGAGGCGCGGTAGTGAGCATCCGCCGCGACCACGGCGCCCTGTTCGTGACGCACGGCTGTGAAGACGACGTCGGTCTGCGTCTCCAGCGCGTCGAGGAAGTAGGCGTTGCCGTTTCCCATCACGCCGAAGACCGCATCGATGTGCTGGGCGAGGGTGAGGGCGACGTGCGCGGAGACAGTGGGCATGCGAGAGCCTTTCGAGACAGGGACGGAGAGGTGCAGATTCCGTATGTGTCTCGCCCCCGCCTCGATGCGAGGGGCTTCGTGCCTCTTTTTCAGGCACCGGCCGCGTGCGCCGGACCACTCGATTCTAGCGACGCTCCGGATGCAGCGCGACGGTGGAGGTCGTGAGGTCGGCGAGGTCGATGCTCGTCACCGACTCAGGAGGCAGTGCGTCCCAGTTGTATTCCGCGACGCCCGTCGAGCCGACGAGGAGCGTCCCGTCGTGGAGCCGCTTCCACCGCAACGCGAAGTAGTCCTCGTTGTGCTCCTCGGGCAGATGCGGGTGCAGCGCGAGCTCATCGAGGTCGGAATCCGAGAGCACGCTCCGAGCGCTGGCACGGACGACGACCATGTGGGTCGCGTCGAGGGCGATGGCGTTGAGGCTCGCGAGGGGGAACGCATCTCGCAGCCGGCGCGCGGCGTGGGCGACGGCATCGCGGAGGCCGATTCCCTTCGCGAGCCGCTCCCGGACGAGCCCGAAGTACATCTCGCTGTCGGTGTCGCCGCCCAGCGTCGCGAGGGTATCCGGCGCAAGCAGCTCACGGACGCGCGCCACCGGCGTGAGCGAGCCGTTGTGCTCGAACGCGACGCCGTCGGCGAAGAACGGGTGGGCGTTGCGTTCTGCGACGGGGAGTCCCGACGTCGCCCAGCGCAGGTGCACCATGGCGGCGTGCGCCGGCGTCGTGATCGCCTCGTCGAAGGTGGGGTCGGATGCTGCGGAGAGCGCGGACTTGCGCGCCATCGGCTGCTGTCCCGCGTCGGGCGTGCCGGCCCAGCCCCATCCGTCTCCGTGCAGGCGGGCGAGGGACAGCATCCGCTCCAGACCGGGGTCGCCGAGCAGTGCGCGTACGGACGATCGGTCGGGGGAGACGAAGGCGAACAGCCGGCACATGAAGACCTCGTGGAGAGAGCGGGTGTCCTTCGTTTGTACTGCATGCCGGGACTCGGTGCGGCTCGCTTGCGGGGCGGGTCGAGCAGCGCATGCGCGACAATGTATCGGTGACTGATGCATCGAACGAGCGGGAGACGCTCACCTGGGACGGCTTCGGAATCGCGACGAGAGACCTCGCGCGTCGCATCCTCGCCAGCGGCTTCGAACCGGAGGTGGTCGTCGCCATCGCGCGCGGAGGACTTCTTCCTGCGGGCGCCATCGCCTACGGCCTCGGCGTGAAGAACTGCGGTGCGATCAACGTCGAGTTCTACACCGGCATCGGTACGGTGCTCGATGCCCCGGAGGTGCTGCCTCCCGAGCTCGACATGAACTACCTCGACGGACGGCGCGTGCTGCTCGTCGACGACGTCGCGGATTCCGGTCGGACCCTCGCGCTCGCCGTGCAGCTGCTCAAGGACAAGGGTGCCGACGTGCGATCGGTCACGATCTACACGAAGCCTTCGACGATCGTCCAGCCCGACTACGCGTGGAAGGACACCGATCTCTGGATCAACTTCCCGTGGTCGTTCCAGGGAACCGTGCGCGAAGAGGACCTCGGCCTGCCACCGACCGCGTAGCCGCGTCCGCCGCGCACGCCGCGCGGTGTGCCCGACGCGCCCGCCGCGCGGTGTGCCGTGCGCCGTGTGCGGTGTACGAAACGTCGGAGTTTCGGGGCGACACGCCGCGTGCGGATGCCGTGCGGCGGCGTGTTGCGCGGAAACTCCGACTTTTCGCGCGGGCGCGAGGCGCGGGGCAGCCGCGAGGGCCGCACGCCGCGCACGCGTTCCGCCGCGCGGGCGCGGGGCGTGGGACCGCCGCGCGGGCGCGAGCCGCGGGACCGCCGCGAGGGCCGCGGGCCGGGAGCGGCCGCCGGCCGGACGCCTCGCCCTCAGCCGCGGAGCAGCGCGCGGAGGGCCTGGATCGTATCGGCTTCGGCTGCGGTCTTGTCGGGGCGGTACTGCTTGACGCGCGCGAACCGCAGGGCGATGCCGCCCGGATACCGCGGTGACCGCTGCACTCCGTCGATGGCGATCTCGACGACCAGCTCGGGCCGCATGCTCATGGCGTAGGGCGTTCGCGACTCCTCGTACTGGGGAAAGGTGTCGGTCTGCCAGCGGAGCAGCTCATCGGTGAGGCCCTTGAACGTCTTGCCGACCATCACGAAGCCGCCCGGTTCGCCGAACCCGCCGTCGGCATCGCGCGCCCCGAGGTGCAGGTTCGACAGCCATCCGCGGCGGCGTCCCGAGCCCCACTCCGCGCCCAGCACGACGAGGTCGTACGTGAGCACGGGCTTCACCTTCACCCAGGACTTGCCGCGCCGCCCCGCCGTGTAGGTCGAGTCGACCGCCTTGACCACGACACCTTCGTGGCCGGCCGCCAGAGCATCGCGCGACACCTGCTCGGCGACCTCGGCGTCGTCGGTCACGGTCCCCGGCATGCGCCAGTCGCCGGCCACTCTTTCGAGCTCGGCCAACCGCACGGAGAGCGGCTCGTCGATGAGGTCTCGACCGTCGACGTGCAGGAGGTCGAAGAACCACGGACGCAGTGCGACGGTGCGCGCCACGTCGGCGCCGAAGCGCGACATCGTCTCCTGGAACGGTCGCGGAGCGCCGTCGTCGTCGAGCGACAGCGTCTCGCCGTCGAGGATCAGCTCGTCGGCGGGCAGGCCTCGCACGACCTCGACGATCTCGGGGACCCGATGCGTGACGTCGGCGAGGCTGCGCGTGTAGACGCTCACGTCGTCGCCGCGGCGGTGCACCTGGATGCGCGCGCCGTCGAGCTTGTACTCGACCGAGGCGCGACCGGTCAGCTCCAGCGCGGCCGTGGGCGTCGCCGCGGTGGAGGCGAGCATCGGGAGCACGGGGCGGCCGACCATCAGACCCACCTGCTCGAGGGCTTCGGGGTTGCCCGTGAGCGCGAGGAGCGCGGTCTCCCCGAGGTCTCCCGACAGCATCGCCGCCCGCCGCACCACACCGACCGGGCGACCCGCAGCCTTCGCGATCGCGTCGAGCAGCACTCCGCCGAGGGCTCCGGTGCGCAGTTCGCCGAGCATCGCGCGGGCGAGGAGATCCCACTCCTCTGCGGTGGCGCGCGAGGCGAGCCCACCGAGGGTCGCCGTGCGCGCAGCGGCGGAACCGGAGCCGGATGCCGCGGCGAGAGCGTCGAGCTCATGGTCGACGTCGGCGATGCTCAGCGTCGGCTCGGTCGCGTGCGTGATGTCGAGCGAGGTGAGGCCGCGCCAGCCGACTCCCAGGCGTCCCTGCCGGGGTTTGGCGAGCAGCAGGCCAGCGAGGGGAAGGATCTCCGACGCATCCGCGCGGCGCAGCAGGGCGGCGAGGGTCTCGATCTTCGCGAGACGCGACGATGTCGCTGCGACCTCCTCGGCGGCCTCGACCAGCTCTGACAGCTTCATCCCGGCATTGTCGCATCGGCCGCCGACATCCGGTGCCCCTCTTGACGGCGGCGGTGCTGCGCTGCGGTCAGCGCCCCCGGAACTCGGGTCTCCGCTTCTCCTGGAACGCCGCGAAGCCCTCCCGGTAGTCGTCGGTGTCGCACAGCGCCGCCTGCGTGCGGTTCTCGAGGGCCACCGAGTCCCATAGGGTCATCCGCTCGTCACGCATCCGCGCGATCAGCCGCTTGCTCGCCAGGAAGGCGGCCGTCGCGCCGTGCGCGGCTCGTGCCGCGGCATCCGTCGTCTCGCGCTCCACGTCGTCGTCGGGGAACACGCGCGAGAACAGCCCGGACTGCACCGCCTCCGTCCCGGTCATCAGCCGCCCGGTGTAGATGAGATCGAGCGCCTTGTGCGCGCCGAGGCGGTCGAGGAACAACGCATGGCCGCCGGAGTCCAGCGTCGCGCCGAGCGCGGCGAACGGTGATCCGATCTTCGCGGACTCGGCGACGTACACGACGTCCGTCGCGATGAGCAGACCGAGGCCCACGCCAAGGCACGCCCCGTGCGCGGCGGCGAAGGTCGGGGCGGGGAACCGCGACATCCGCTGCAGCAGCGGCGTGACCAGTCCGTCGAGGTATCCGATCACGTCGTCCTCGCGCGGGTCGACCCCGGAGATGTCGCGGCCGGCGCAGAACGCCCTCCCCTCGCCGCGCAGCACGAGGGCGCGGACGCCGGCGGCCTCGGCCTCGGCGTACGCCGCCCCGAGCTCGGCGATGGCCTGCTCGTCGAGCGCGTTCAGCTTCGCCGGAGCGTTCAGGACGACGGTGGCGACGCCGTCGGACAGGGTCAGCTCGATCATCGGACGCTCCGCTCAGACGTCGTAGTCGACCACGAGGCGGTCGCTCGTGGGGTGGGACTGGCAGGTGAGCACGTAGCCGCGCTCGAGCTCGTCCGGCTCCAGCGCGTAGTTCTCGGTCATCGTGACGCTGCCCTCGATGACGCGGGCCCGGCACGTGCCGCACACGCCGCCTGCGCAGGCGAACGGGGCGTCGGGTCGCACGCGCAGCGCGGCGTTGAGCACCGACTCATGCGCGTCGACCGGACTCTCGACGGTCGAGGAGACGCCGTCGAGGCTGATCTCGATCCGCACAGTCTTCTCGCCCTCGCGCACCGTCACGGGTCTCGCGGTGCGCAGCGGCTCGTCGCCGGTCGTGAAGAGCTCGAAGCGGATGTGCTCGCGGGAGACGCCGACGTCGGCGAGGACCTCGCGGCACAGGTCGACGAGAGACAGCGGGCCGCAGAGGAACCACTCGTCGACGTCGGACGGGTCGATCAGCACCCGCAGGATGGTCCGCAACTTCGGCTCGTCGATGCGGCCGGACAGGAGCGGGGCCGTCCGTTGCTCGCGCGAGAGCACGTGGTGCAGCGTGAGGCGGGTCGGATAGCGGTCCTTGAGGTCGGCCAGATCCTCCAGGAACATCACGTCGAGCGTCGAGCGGTTGGTGTAGAGCAGCGTGAACCTCGACGTCTCGGAGCGCGAGAGCACCGTGTGGGCGAGCGCCATGAGCGGGGTGATGCCGGAGCCGGCCGCGATGCCGACGACGTGCCGGTGGTCGAGATCGGGCAGCGCCGAGGTGAAGGTGCCCTGAGGGCTCATCACGTCGATGCGGAAGCCGGGGTGCAGTCCCGTCTGCGCCCAGGTGGAGAAGAGTCCGCCCTCGTCGCGCTTCACCGCGACGCTCAGGCGCGTGGGCTGCCCGTCGCCACGGTGCTCCGGCGGCCGGCACAGCGAGTACGAGCGGCGCACCTCCACGCCGTCCAGCGTCGTGCGCAGGGCGACGTACTGGCCCGGCAGGTGGTCGTACTCGTCGGCCAGCTCCGGCGGGACGGTGAAGGTGACCTCGACCGAATCCTCGGTGAGGGGGCGCACCTCCTCGACCGTCAGGGTGTGGAAGCGTGCACGCGTGCGAGGGGTCGCCGAGGTCTGCCGGGGAGCGGATGCCGCGGAGGGGCGCTCCGCCGATGTGAAGAGGGACATCAGTGCACCTTGAAGTGGTCGAAGGGCTCGAGGCAGGCGCGGCATTCGTAGAGCGCCTTGCACGAGGTGGACCCGAAGCGCGAGACCTCTCGGGTGTCGAGCGATCCGCAGCGGGGGCAGCGCACGCTGAGCGTCAGGCGGATCGGCCCCGCTCCCACCGCCGCCCGGCCGGTGGGCGGGGCGATGCCGTACTCCGCGAGCTTGCGCTTGCCTGCATCCGTCATCCAGTCGGTCGTCCAGGCGGGCGAGAGCACGAGGCGCACGTCGACCCGGGCGAATCCGGCGGCGGTGAGCGCGAGGATGACGTCGTCGCGGATGGCATCCATCGCCGGGCAGCCGCTGTAGGTGGGCGTGATGTCGACGCGCACCATGTCACCGTCGACCTCGACCGCGCGGAGCACGCCCAGGTCTTCGATCGTGAGCACGGGCACCTCGGGGTCGGCGACGGATGCGGCGATCCGCCAGGCGGCGTCCTCGGCCACCGGTCCCTGAGCCCGTCGAGCGGTCACCACGTCGCCCCCGGGTGCCGTCGTGCGAGCACCTGCATCTCGGCGAGGATGTGGCCGAACGGCGTGGAGTGCGAGCCGCGGCGCCCTCCCGCCGACGACGAGGCCACGGTGGGGACCTCGAGCTCCGCCTCGGCGAACACGGTGTCCACGACCCTGTCGAACGCCGCACGCAGCGACGACGGCCGGACTGCCGCGTCGCCGAGCCGGTCGATGAGAGGCTCGTCGCGGAAGAGCTCGTCGACGTAGGGCCACACGTCGGCCACCGCGCGGATGATGCGCCGCCGTGACTCGTCTGTGCCGCCGGCCAGGCGCAGCATCCACTGGACTGCATGGTCGCGGTGATAGTCGACCTCCTTGACAGCCTTCTCGGCGATCGCGGCGAGCGTCTCGTCTGTGCTCGACCGCAGGGCCGAGTGCAGCTCGAACATGTACGTCGACGCCACGAACTGCCGGGCGATCGTCTGCGCGAAGTCGCCGTTGGGCTGCTCCACGAGCCAGCAGCTGCGGAAGTCAGGCTCGTCGCGGAAGTACGCGAGGTCGTCTTCGCTGCGGCCGTCGTAGGAGCCGGCGTAGTGCAGCAGCGAGCGGGCGTGCCCCAGCAGATCGAGGGCGATGTTGGCGAGCGCGACGTCCTCCTCCAGCTCGGGTGCGCGGGAGATCCAGGCGCCGAGCTGCTGGGAGAGGATGAGGGCGTCGTCGCCCAGCCACAGCGCGTACTCCGCGACGTCGGCGGATGCCGCGACCGCCCCGGTGCCCGCGAGCTCCTCGCTGAGCACGAGCTGGTCGACCGAGACGTCTCCGTGGACGTCGCCCCGGACCTCGTCGTGGGCGCTCACAGGTGCGGCACCCCCTCGGATGCCGTGTAGTACACGGCGTGCCGGTAGTTCTTGCCCGCAGGGCTCTCGAAGTAGGCGCCCTTCGCGTCGGGGTCGCTCGTGATGATGGCGTCGGCGGGCACCGCCCAGATCGACACGCCCTCGCCGCGGCGGGTGTACAGATCGCGCGCGTTGCGGATCGCCATCTCGGCATCCGGAGCGTGCAGGGATCCGACGTGCACATGGCTGAGTCCGCGGTTGGCGCGCACGAAGACCTCCCACAGGGGCCAGGGCTCGCGGGCGTCGGCGCCGGGCGTCGTCATCATGCCACCGCCTTCGCCGCCTGCTTGCGGGCGTACTCCGCCGCCGCCTCGCGCACCCAGGCGCCCTCCTCGTGCGCGGTGCGGCGGCGTTCGAGCCGCTCGGCGTTGCACGGGCCATTCCCCTTGAGCACCTCGAAGAACTCGTCCCAGTCGATCTCGCCCATGTCGTACCGCCCTGCCTGCTCGTTCCACCTCAGTTCCGGGTCCGGGAGGGTGACTCCGAGGATCTCGGCCTGCGGCACGAGCATCCCCACGAAGCGCTGGCGCAGCTCGTCGTTGGAGAAGCGCTTGATCTTCCACTTCATCGACTGGGCCGAGTTCGGCGACTGGTCGTCGGGCGGCCCGAACATCGCCAGGCTCGGCCAGTACCAGCGGTTCACGGCATCCTGCGCCATCTGCCGCTGCTCCTCGGTGCCGCGCATGAGCGTCAGCAGGATCTCGAAGCCCTGACGCTGGTGGAACGATTCCTCTTTGCAGATGCGCACCATGGCGCGTCCGTACGGGCCGTACGACGCACGGCACAGCGGCACCTGGTTGCAGATGGCCGCGCCGTCGACGAGCCAGCCGATCGCTCCCATGTCGGCCCAGGTCGGGGTGGGGTAGTTGAAGATCGAGGAGTACTTGGCCGTGCCGCTGATGAGCTGGTCCATCATCTCTTCGCGCGTGATGCCGAGCGTCTGCGCGGCGGAGTAGAGGTAGAGCCCGTGGCCGGCCTCGTCTTGCACCTTTGCCATGAGGATCGCCTTGCGCTTGAGGCTCGGCGCCCGGGTGATCCAGTTGCCTTCCGGCTGCATGCCGATGATCTCCGAGTGCGCGTGCTGCGAGATCTGGCGGATGAGCGTCTTGCGATACCCCTCGGGCATCCAGTCCCGGGGCTCGATGCGCTGCTCGTTCGCGATGAGCTCGTCGAACAGGCGCTCCTCGGGCGACGGCTCGGACTCGACGAGGGAGAGGTCTGCGGGACTGGTCATCTTCGACTCCTCGGCATCGGTCATCTTTACTGACCGCTCGTTTGGTAATTCTGGCACAGCGGGATGCCGCGCGCAAGGAACCGGCGTTCAGCGTGAGCGGGAGATGAGCTCGAGGAGGGCGAGGCCGTAGGCCTCTGCGGGGTCGGGATGCTCGAACCGACAGGTCTCGCCGGCGATCTCGATCTGCACGGCGAAGGCGTC
This Microbacterium sp. XT11 DNA region includes the following protein-coding sequences:
- a CDS encoding phosphoribosyltransferase encodes the protein MRDNVSVTDASNERETLTWDGFGIATRDLARRILASGFEPEVVVAIARGGLLPAGAIAYGLGVKNCGAINVEFYTGIGTVLDAPEVLPPELDMNYLDGRRVLLVDDVADSGRTLALAVQLLKDKGADVRSVTIYTKPSTIVQPDYAWKDTDLWINFPWSFQGTVREEDLGLPPTA
- a CDS encoding enoyl-CoA hydratase/isomerase family protein produces the protein MIELTLSDGVATVVLNAPAKLNALDEQAIAELGAAYAEAEAAGVRALVLRGEGRAFCAGRDISGVDPREDDVIGYLDGLVTPLLQRMSRFPAPTFAAAHGACLGVGLGLLIATDVVYVAESAKIGSPFAALGATLDSGGHALFLDRLGAHKALDLIYTGRLMTGTEAVQSGLFSRVFPDDDVERETTDAAARAAHGATAAFLASKRLIARMRDERMTLWDSVALENRTQAALCDTDDYREGFAAFQEKRRPEFRGR
- the paaD gene encoding 1,2-phenylacetyl-CoA epoxidase subunit PaaD, with protein sequence MTARRAQGPVAEDAAWRIAASVADPEVPVLTIEDLGVLRAVEVDGDMVRVDITPTYSGCPAMDAIRDDVILALTAAGFARVDVRLVLSPAWTTDWMTDAGKRKLAEYGIAPPTGRAAVGAGPIRLTLSVRCPRCGSLDTREVSRFGSTSCKALYECRACLEPFDHFKVH
- the paaE gene encoding 1,2-phenylacetyl-CoA epoxidase subunit PaaE; amino-acid sequence: MSLFTSAERPSAASAPRQTSATPRTRARFHTLTVEEVRPLTEDSVEVTFTVPPELADEYDHLPGQYVALRTTLDGVEVRRSYSLCRPPEHRGDGQPTRLSVAVKRDEGGLFSTWAQTGLHPGFRIDVMSPQGTFTSALPDLDHRHVVGIAAGSGITPLMALAHTVLSRSETSRFTLLYTNRSTLDVMFLEDLADLKDRYPTRLTLHHVLSREQRTAPLLSGRIDEPKLRTILRVLIDPSDVDEWFLCGPLSLVDLCREVLADVGVSREHIRFELFTTGDEPLRTARPVTVREGEKTVRIEISLDGVSSTVESPVDAHESVLNAALRVRPDAPFACAGGVCGTCRARVIEGSVTMTENYALEPDELERGYVLTCQSHPTSDRLVVDYDV
- a CDS encoding thiamine pyrophosphate-binding protein, producing the protein MPTVSAHVALTLAQHIDAVFGVMGNGNAYFLDALETQTDVVFTAVRHEQGAVVAADAHYRASGRIAAGTSTYGAGFTNTITALAEAVQAHVPLVLVVGDEPTSGPRPWDVDQIALASAVGARTYTVGRADAAATTVIAIEHALTYRVPVVLAIPYDVAALDAGEVPPAPQPRVPAPLAPRGEFADGMLDEIALALRGARRPFLLAGRGAWLADAGAALGELAAATGALTASSALGRGIFPDSRYDLGVTGGFGADGAMELIRTADVAVVFGASLNQFTMRFGELFAPGTRVFQIDTAPAASHPHVGGFVRADARLAAEELVARVRRAASGDAPAFGPGPERNVGDSGRHAAEGGPADGAPAAASDVSHTPWRETVDVAAARAYPEGDELAPDGRLDPRSAARRIAEFLPHDRIVVSDGGHFIGWANMYWPVAAPDRMMMVGTAFQSIGQGWPSVVGAALARRDSTIVLTSGDGGGLMAIADLESAVRAAGGRGIAVIWNDAAYGAEVNLYGLKGLAQGPMRIPEVDFAAFGEAVGAEGIVVRTLSDLDRLRAWTAEDPATRRFLVLDLRISGDVIAPYQQEIIRVNS
- a CDS encoding VOC family protein, whose translation is MTWKIELIFVPVTDVDRAKEFYTKIGFNPDHDQTPYEGLRFVQMTPPGSACSIAFGTGLDIPLEPGQQKTIQVVVPDADEAKAQLEAVGVATRGVEDLGWGRFVWFDDPDGNTWTLQELPDYAAAKQQEG
- a CDS encoding PhzF family phenazine biosynthesis protein, which encodes MTDAPEILRFSAFAATPEGGNPAGVVLDAQSLDAATMQRIAAEVGYSETAFVVGEDRTGAVPRYRLRYWSPAAEVPFCGHATVATAVALAERDGPGSVLFDTEAGQIELQSTTDAAGAVAVSFTSVEPAVRELRPDVRDRLLDLLGLTWEDLDPRFPAAESFAGNWHPIIVLADRDLFHQFRFAPDRVAALMREQAWLGTVTVLNALSPFEFEARNLFPVGRITEDPATGSAAASTGAYLRQHGFVGRTIQIRQGVHVGRPSLLAVTIPPSGGITVSGGATRIG
- a CDS encoding ATP-dependent DNA ligase, with product MKLSELVEAAEEVAATSSRLAKIETLAALLRRADASEILPLAGLLLAKPRQGRLGVGWRGLTSLDITHATEPTLSIADVDHELDALAAASGSGSAAARTATLGGLASRATAEEWDLLARAMLGELRTGALGGVLLDAIAKAAGRPVGVVRRAAMLSGDLGETALLALTGNPEALEQVGLMVGRPVLPMLASTAATPTAALELTGRASVEYKLDGARIQVHRRGDDVSVYTRSLADVTHRVPEIVEVVRGLPADELILDGETLSLDDDGAPRPFQETMSRFGADVARTVALRPWFFDLLHVDGRDLIDEPLSVRLAELERVAGDWRMPGTVTDDAEVAEQVSRDALAAGHEGVVVKAVDSTYTAGRRGKSWVKVKPVLTYDLVVLGAEWGSGRRRGWLSNLHLGARDADGGFGEPGGFVMVGKTFKGLTDELLRWQTDTFPQYEESRTPYAMSMRPELVVEIAIDGVQRSPRYPGGIALRFARVKQYRPDKTAAEADTIQALRALLRG
- a CDS encoding response regulator transcription factor, encoding MSIRLVIVDDQALVRGAMGALLDLEDDLAVVGMAADGAEALRLVAELAPDVCLMDVQMPGMDGIETTRMLRAANPGTRVLVVTTFARPGYLRTALDAGASGFIVKDTPAEKLADAVRRVHSGMRVLDPALAEESLFNGANPLSDRERQVLRLAADGRSAAAIAAEVFLSAGTVRNHLSAAIGKTGAANRAQAVRIAQDKGWI
- a CDS encoding class II glutamine amidotransferase gives rise to the protein MCRLFAFVSPDRSSVRALLGDPGLERMLSLARLHGDGWGWAGTPDAGQQPMARKSALSAASDPTFDEAITTPAHAAMVHLRWATSGLPVAERNAHPFFADGVAFEHNGSLTPVARVRELLAPDTLATLGGDTDSEMYFGLVRERLAKGIGLRDAVAHAARRLRDAFPLASLNAIALDATHMVVVRASARSVLSDSDLDELALHPHLPEEHNEDYFALRWKRLHDGTLLVGSTGVAEYNWDALPPESVTSIDLADLTTSTVALHPERR